In Herbaspirillum sp. WKF16, one genomic interval encodes:
- a CDS encoding thioredoxin family protein produces MSYQKLDQTNRRQLAEALRNDTWVVACLCAAWCGSCREYEAAFSAWAQRHPQHHFVWIDIEDQADLIGDLDIDNFPTLLIERGATVAFFGPMEPDTRLAERILLSQLEKSDGELQREALSTAERRQWQQECSLLDKLADVV; encoded by the coding sequence ATGTCCTACCAGAAATTAGACCAGACCAACCGCCGCCAACTCGCCGAGGCGCTGCGCAACGACACCTGGGTCGTCGCCTGCCTGTGCGCAGCCTGGTGCGGCAGCTGCCGCGAATACGAGGCGGCCTTCAGCGCGTGGGCGCAACGCCACCCGCAGCACCATTTCGTCTGGATCGACATCGAAGACCAGGCCGACCTGATCGGCGACCTCGACATCGACAACTTCCCCACCCTGCTGATCGAACGCGGCGCCACCGTGGCCTTCTTCGGCCCGATGGAGCCCGATACCCGCCTGGCCGAGCGCATCCTGCTGTCGCAGCTGGAAAAGAGCGACGGCGAGCTGCAGCGCGAAGCGCTCAGCACTGCGGAACGCCGGCAATGGCAGCAGGAATGCAGCCTGCTGGACAAACTGGCCGACGTGGTCTGA
- the tsaB gene encoding tRNA (adenosine(37)-N6)-threonylcarbamoyltransferase complex dimerization subunit type 1 TsaB, with the protein MSTILAIETSTELASAALLHKGELIARESAGAQTHSDSILPMIQQLLAEAGLSLAQCDALAFGVGPGSFTGVRTACGVVQGLAFGSDRPVVPVVTLEAAAQACRALHPQADEVLSILDARMGEVYWARYRARIGGGWDVLAEPALSAAEGVATGGRPVAGGNGLAMYGAHFTPAFCEREFAAAWPQAMPHARHVAALGQYHFSEGRALPAEEAQPFYLRNKVALTTAEREVRDAHKGAA; encoded by the coding sequence ATGTCCACGATTTTAGCCATAGAAACATCGACCGAGCTCGCATCGGCAGCGCTGCTGCACAAGGGCGAGCTCATCGCGCGCGAATCCGCCGGCGCGCAGACGCATTCCGATTCGATTCTTCCGATGATCCAGCAACTGCTGGCCGAGGCCGGCCTCTCGCTGGCGCAGTGCGATGCGCTGGCCTTCGGCGTCGGCCCGGGCTCCTTTACCGGCGTGCGCACCGCATGCGGCGTGGTGCAGGGGCTGGCCTTCGGCAGCGACCGTCCGGTGGTGCCGGTGGTCACGCTGGAAGCGGCCGCGCAAGCCTGCCGCGCGCTTCATCCGCAAGCCGATGAAGTCCTCAGCATCCTGGACGCCCGCATGGGCGAGGTCTACTGGGCGCGCTACCGTGCTCGCATCGGCGGCGGCTGGGATGTGCTGGCTGAACCGGCCCTGTCCGCAGCCGAAGGGGTCGCGACCGGCGGCCGTCCGGTCGCCGGCGGCAACGGCCTTGCCATGTACGGCGCGCATTTCACGCCGGCATTCTGCGAGCGGGAGTTTGCCGCCGCCTGGCCGCAAGCCATGCCCCACGCGCGCCATGTCGCCGCGCTTGGCCAATACCATTTCAGCGAAGGCCGGGCCTTGCCTGCGGAGGAGGCGCAACCGTTCTACCTGCGCAACAAGGTGGCCCTGACCACCGCCGAACGCGAAGTGCGCGACGCCCACAAGGGGGCTGCGTGA
- the rimI gene encoding ribosomal protein S18-alanine N-acetyltransferase, whose amino-acid sequence MTADDIDAVVEIENAVYSHPWTRGNFLDSLYSGYQAQTLRDGQQLLGYFLVMLAVEEAHLLNISVAAAHQHRGLGRMLLDQAVMVSRRHAMRTMLLEVRESNAHAIKVYKQYGFSELGRRKNYYPAADHAREGAIVMSLAL is encoded by the coding sequence ATGACGGCCGATGACATCGACGCCGTGGTGGAGATCGAGAACGCGGTCTATTCGCATCCCTGGACGCGCGGCAACTTCCTCGATTCGCTCTACAGCGGCTACCAGGCGCAGACGCTGCGCGACGGGCAGCAGTTGCTGGGGTACTTCCTGGTGATGCTGGCGGTGGAGGAGGCGCACCTGCTCAATATCAGCGTGGCCGCCGCGCACCAGCACCGCGGCCTGGGCCGCATGCTGCTGGACCAGGCGGTGATGGTGTCGCGCCGGCATGCCATGCGCACCATGCTGCTGGAGGTGCGCGAGTCCAACGCGCATGCGATCAAGGTGTACAAACAATATGGCTTCTCGGAGCTGGGCCGGCGCAAGAACTACTATCCCGCCGCCGACCATGCCCGCGAGGGAGCCATCGTCATGAGTCTGGCGCTATGA
- a CDS encoding uracil-DNA glycosylase: MSEELNNENGFGSSLELLDALGIGPVWVRRELAAEEAVAVAAIEQDAPPAQDAQAAVAPARAIAPASAAVDDGALEDAFAAAPAAPPARPVARPASAAPHAAARPPERRSAPVDDDGGPPSWLDEMDFAASAEPLLIPDGGAHDEDDAPAPVDPMVAKIAAMEWPQLKELVADCRRCGLCNGRKNSVFGVGDEKAKWLFIGEGPGRNEDQQGEPFVGPAGKLLDNMLVAMGLKRGDNAYIANIVKCRPTGDDGRDRPPTPQEVASCLPYLQRQIALIQPTVLVALGKTAAISLLGMDPSTPVSRLRGTVHRYQDLPLVVTYHPAYLLRTLGDKSKAWADLCLAMTTYQQQSPR; encoded by the coding sequence ATGAGCGAAGAATTGAACAACGAGAACGGATTCGGCTCCTCGCTGGAGCTGCTCGACGCCCTGGGCATCGGCCCGGTGTGGGTGCGCCGTGAACTGGCGGCGGAAGAGGCGGTGGCCGTTGCTGCCATCGAGCAGGACGCACCGCCGGCGCAGGATGCGCAAGCGGCCGTCGCGCCGGCCCGCGCGATTGCTCCGGCAAGCGCGGCAGTCGACGACGGCGCCCTGGAGGATGCCTTCGCCGCCGCACCGGCCGCGCCGCCGGCGCGCCCGGTCGCACGTCCGGCGTCGGCGGCTCCGCACGCTGCGGCCCGTCCGCCCGAGCGCCGCAGCGCACCGGTCGACGACGACGGCGGCCCGCCGTCCTGGCTGGACGAGATGGATTTCGCGGCCTCGGCCGAGCCGTTGCTGATCCCCGATGGCGGCGCGCATGACGAGGATGACGCGCCGGCCCCGGTCGACCCGATGGTGGCGAAGATCGCCGCCATGGAATGGCCGCAGCTCAAGGAGCTGGTGGCGGACTGCCGCCGCTGCGGCCTGTGCAACGGGCGCAAGAACAGCGTCTTCGGCGTCGGCGACGAGAAGGCCAAGTGGCTCTTCATCGGCGAAGGCCCCGGCCGCAACGAGGATCAGCAGGGCGAACCCTTCGTCGGCCCGGCCGGCAAGCTGCTCGACAACATGCTGGTGGCCATGGGCTTGAAGCGCGGCGACAACGCCTATATCGCCAACATCGTCAAATGCCGGCCGACCGGCGACGATGGCCGCGACCGTCCGCCGACGCCGCAGGAAGTGGCGTCCTGCCTGCCTTACCTGCAGCGCCAGATCGCGCTGATCCAGCCCACCGTGCTGGTGGCGCTGGGCAAGACCGCGGCGATCTCGCTGTTGGGCATGGATCCGTCGACGCCGGTGTCGCGCCTGCGCGGCACCGTGCATCGTTACCAGGACCTGCCGCTGGTGGTGACCTATCACCCGGCTTACCTGCTGCGCACGCTGGGCGACAAGAGCAAGGCATGGGCCGACCTCTGCCTGGCGATGACGACCTATCAACAGCAATCGCCCCGCTGA
- a CDS encoding DUF1853 family protein produces MAGGEFQQRFQRRWPRLRDPHARALAWLLDASDLMAADAPCWEGRIATLGPVSAGVEAWVNRLQDDPQLNHLLRDHLARQASARLGRYAEKLLGFYLQQQNQLVAANLQVRNGGPTRETLGEFDFLVRRPDVACAEGLEHWEFATKFYLLETPSISPAGPGAEAFVGPNLADSLGRKMRKIMERQLMLSRHPAAAAVLAQPVTSARALVKGWLFYRDEALPLPPSMGIAAGHCRGFWCEAQELAARVFPQDARFVLLPRLEWLAPARVALARTLTWPELQGELATRLALEAAPQMVAVCEISEDGEEAIETERGFIAPDGWRQRAAEAVRLAVQRV; encoded by the coding sequence ATGGCCGGCGGCGAGTTCCAGCAACGCTTCCAGCGCCGCTGGCCGCGCCTGCGCGATCCCCACGCGAGGGCGCTGGCCTGGCTGCTGGATGCGTCCGACCTGATGGCCGCCGACGCGCCTTGTTGGGAAGGGCGCATCGCCACGCTGGGGCCGGTAAGCGCCGGGGTGGAGGCCTGGGTGAACCGCCTGCAGGACGATCCGCAGCTCAATCATTTATTGCGCGACCACCTGGCGCGCCAAGCATCGGCGCGCCTGGGGCGCTACGCCGAAAAGCTGCTCGGCTTCTACCTGCAGCAGCAAAACCAGCTGGTGGCGGCCAATCTCCAGGTGCGCAACGGCGGCCCCACGCGCGAGACGCTGGGGGAATTCGATTTCCTGGTCCGGCGTCCCGATGTCGCTTGCGCAGAGGGGCTGGAGCATTGGGAGTTCGCGACCAAATTCTATCTGCTTGAAACGCCGTCGATATCGCCGGCAGGCCCGGGCGCCGAGGCCTTCGTCGGCCCCAACCTGGCCGACTCGCTGGGGCGCAAGATGCGCAAGATCATGGAGCGGCAGCTGATGCTGTCGCGGCATCCGGCCGCGGCCGCCGTGCTGGCGCAGCCGGTGACGTCGGCCCGGGCGCTGGTCAAGGGCTGGCTGTTCTATCGCGACGAAGCATTGCCGTTGCCGCCGTCCATGGGAATCGCCGCCGGACATTGCCGGGGCTTCTGGTGCGAGGCGCAGGAGCTGGCGGCGCGCGTATTTCCGCAAGACGCGCGATTCGTGCTGCTGCCGCGCTTGGAATGGCTGGCGCCGGCGCGGGTGGCGCTGGCGCGCACGCTGACCTGGCCTGAGCTGCAAGGCGAGCTGGCGACGCGCCTGGCCCTTGAGGCGGCGCCGCAGATGGTGGCGGTGTGCGAGATCTCGGAGGATGGGGAAGAGGCGATCGAGACCGAGCGCGGCTTCATCGCGCCGGACGGCTGGCGCCAACGCGCGGCCGAAGCCGTCAGGCTTGCCGTGCAGCGGGTTTGA
- the lplT gene encoding lysophospholipid transporter LplT produces MNRGFYTIMAAQFFSSLADNALLIAAISLLAEMHSPAWMTPLLKLFFVLSYVLLAAFVGAFADAFPKGRVMLITNMIKIVGCSLMFFTVHPLLAYAVVGFGAAAYSPAKYGILTELLPPEKLVAANGWIEGLTVGSIIMGTVLGGALVNPHVAAMILSFDFPLFDLPVDTPTEAALCIISVIYIVAALFNLSIPDTGARYEHQQRNPIRLIIDFAGCFTTLWKDKLGQISLAVTTLFWGAGATLQFIVLKWAEKSLHMPLDRAAILQGIVAVGVALGAIAAARFVPLKKSLSVMPLGIIMGIVVMLMTTTTSVWVAYPLLVIVGALSGYFVVPMNALLQHRGHVLMSAGHSIAVQNFNENLSVLTMLVLYAVMVRLNLDVNTVIIIFGSFVAGMMYLIMRRHAANQREHDSLALIGEDKHHH; encoded by the coding sequence ATGAATCGCGGTTTTTACACCATCATGGCGGCGCAATTCTTTTCGTCGCTCGCCGATAACGCGCTGCTGATCGCCGCTATCTCGCTTCTCGCCGAAATGCATTCCCCCGCGTGGATGACGCCGCTGCTCAAGCTCTTCTTCGTCCTCTCCTACGTCCTGCTGGCCGCATTCGTCGGTGCCTTCGCCGACGCCTTCCCCAAGGGGCGGGTCATGCTGATCACCAACATGATCAAGATCGTCGGCTGCTCCCTGATGTTCTTCACCGTTCACCCGCTGCTGGCCTACGCGGTCGTGGGCTTCGGCGCGGCGGCCTACTCGCCGGCCAAGTACGGGATCCTGACCGAACTGCTGCCACCGGAGAAACTGGTAGCCGCCAACGGATGGATCGAGGGGCTGACGGTAGGCTCCATCATCATGGGAACGGTACTGGGCGGCGCGCTGGTCAATCCGCATGTTGCCGCCATGATCCTCAGCTTCGACTTCCCCCTCTTCGACCTCCCGGTCGATACGCCCACCGAAGCGGCGCTCTGCATCATCTCCGTCATCTACATCGTCGCCGCCCTGTTCAACCTCAGCATTCCCGACACCGGCGCCCGCTACGAGCACCAGCAACGCAATCCCATCCGCCTGATCATCGATTTCGCCGGCTGCTTCACCACCCTGTGGAAGGACAAGCTGGGCCAGATCTCGCTGGCGGTGACCACGCTCTTCTGGGGCGCCGGCGCGACGCTGCAGTTCATCGTCCTGAAATGGGCAGAGAAGTCCCTGCACATGCCGCTGGACCGCGCCGCCATCCTGCAGGGCATCGTCGCCGTGGGCGTGGCGCTGGGCGCGATCGCCGCCGCCCGCTTCGTACCGCTGAAGAAATCCCTGTCGGTGATGCCGCTGGGCATCATCATGGGCATCGTGGTGATGCTGATGACCACCACCACCTCGGTCTGGGTCGCCTATCCGCTGCTGGTGATCGTGGGCGCGCTGTCGGGCTACTTCGTGGTGCCGATGAACGCCCTGCTGCAGCACCGCGGCCACGTGCTCATGAGCGCCGGCCATTCGATCGCCGTGCAGAACTTCAATGAGAACCTGTCGGTGCTGACCATGCTGGTGCTGTACGCGGTGATGGTGCGCCTGAACCTGGACGTGAACACCGTGATCATCATCTTCGGCTCCTTCGTGGCCGGCATGATGTACCTGATCATGCGCCGGCACGCCGCCAACCAGCGCGAGCACGATTCGCTGGCCCTGATCGGCGAAGACAAGCACCACCACTGA
- the alr gene encoding alanine racemase produces MPRPIVASISISALQHNLSVARARAPKARAWGVVKANAYGHGLERALRGLAAADGLALIEVDYAVRLRELGWNKPILLLEGFFDADDLPLLARHDIQFAVHCEEQIALLEAFQTEAGLHAHLKMNSGMNRLGFRPEAYRAAHERLGKIPSIRSITLMTHFANADDAGNPGLSLQEQVRRFEAGAAGLEGARSVCNSAADLLHPELAQDWVRPGVMLYGGTPGGGTAADFGLRPAMTLESAIIGVQDIVAGEAVGYGSRFVADKPMKIGVVACGYADGYPRHAPNGTPVLVDGRRAGTVGRVSMDMLAVDLSDIPGAGVGSRVVLWGEDLPIDEVAFAAGTIGYELMCALAPRVAVREVE; encoded by the coding sequence ATGCCAAGACCGATCGTCGCCTCCATCAGCATTTCCGCGCTTCAACATAATCTGTCCGTCGCCCGCGCCCGCGCGCCCAAAGCCCGCGCCTGGGGCGTGGTCAAGGCCAATGCCTACGGCCATGGCCTGGAGCGCGCGTTGCGCGGCCTGGCGGCCGCCGACGGCCTGGCGCTGATCGAGGTGGACTACGCGGTGCGCTTGCGCGAGCTGGGCTGGAACAAACCGATTTTACTGCTGGAGGGCTTTTTCGACGCCGACGACCTGCCGCTGCTGGCGCGCCACGATATCCAGTTCGCCGTCCACTGCGAGGAGCAGATCGCGCTGCTGGAGGCGTTCCAGACCGAGGCCGGCCTGCATGCCCACCTGAAGATGAACAGCGGCATGAACCGCCTGGGCTTTCGGCCCGAGGCCTATCGCGCCGCCCATGAGCGGCTTGGGAAGATCCCGTCGATTCGCAGCATCACCCTGATGACGCACTTCGCCAATGCCGACGACGCCGGCAATCCCGGCCTGTCGCTGCAGGAGCAGGTCAGGCGCTTCGAGGCCGGCGCCGCCGGCCTGGAGGGGGCCCGCAGCGTCTGCAATTCGGCGGCCGACCTGCTGCATCCCGAGCTGGCGCAGGATTGGGTGCGTCCCGGCGTGATGCTGTACGGCGGCACTCCCGGCGGCGGCACGGCGGCCGATTTCGGCCTGCGCCCGGCGATGACGCTGGAAAGCGCCATCATCGGCGTGCAGGACATCGTGGCCGGCGAAGCGGTCGGCTACGGCAGCCGCTTCGTGGCCGACAAGCCGATGAAGATAGGCGTGGTGGCCTGCGGCTACGCCGACGGCTATCCGCGCCATGCCCCCAACGGCACGCCGGTGCTGGTCGACGGCCGGCGCGCCGGCACCGTGGGGCGCGTGTCGATGGACATGCTGGCGGTCGACCTGAGCGACATTCCCGGCGCCGGCGTGGGCAGCCGCGTGGTGCTGTGGGGCGAGGACCTGCCGATCGACGAGGTGGCGTTCGCCGCCGGCACCATCGGCTATGAATTGATGTGCGCGCTGGCCCCCCGGGTCGCGGTGCGCGAAGTGGAATAA
- the radA gene encoding DNA repair protein RadA gives MAKVKTNYTCTECGGINNKWAGQCPACGQWNTLVETLVEPAGGNRYSSQPQSLAQTAPVLSLADIEAIDVPRFGTGIEEFDRVLGGGLVPGGVALIGGDPGIGKSTLLLQALANISRLKKVLYVSGEESGAQIALRAKRLAVDAGELKLQAEIQLEKILATLAEHKPEVAVIDSIQTIYSDALTSAPGSVAQVRECAAQLTRAAKTSGTTIIMVGHVTKEGALAGPRVLEHIVDTVLYFEGDTHSSFRLVRAFKNRFGAVNELGVFAMTEKGLKGVSNPSALFLSQHENQVPGSCVMVTQEGTRPLLVEIQALVDSSHVPNARRLSVGLEQNRLAMLLAVLHRHAGIAAFDQDVFINAVGGVKITEPAADLAVLMAINSSMRNKPLPRGLVVFGEVGLAGEIRPAPRGQERLREAAKLGFSIAVIPKANAPKQAIEGLKVIAVERIDDALQKSREIDDLG, from the coding sequence ATGGCCAAGGTCAAGACCAATTACACCTGCACCGAGTGCGGCGGCATCAACAACAAATGGGCGGGGCAATGCCCGGCGTGCGGACAGTGGAACACCCTGGTCGAGACGCTGGTCGAGCCCGCCGGCGGCAACCGCTATTCCTCGCAGCCGCAAAGCCTGGCGCAGACCGCGCCGGTGCTCAGCCTGGCCGATATCGAGGCGATCGACGTGCCACGCTTCGGCACCGGCATCGAAGAGTTCGACCGCGTGCTGGGCGGCGGCCTGGTGCCGGGCGGGGTGGCGCTGATCGGCGGCGACCCGGGCATCGGCAAGTCGACCCTGCTGCTGCAGGCGCTGGCCAACATCTCCAGGCTCAAGAAGGTGCTGTACGTGAGCGGCGAGGAGTCCGGCGCGCAGATCGCGCTGCGCGCCAAGCGGCTGGCGGTGGATGCGGGCGAACTGAAGCTGCAGGCCGAGATCCAGCTGGAGAAGATCCTGGCCACGCTGGCCGAGCACAAGCCCGAGGTGGCGGTGATCGATTCCATCCAGACCATCTACTCCGACGCGCTGACCTCGGCGCCCGGCTCGGTGGCCCAGGTGCGAGAATGCGCCGCCCAGCTCACGCGCGCGGCCAAGACCTCCGGCACCACCATCATCATGGTCGGCCACGTGACCAAGGAAGGTGCGCTTGCAGGCCCGCGCGTGCTGGAGCACATCGTCGACACGGTGCTGTACTTCGAGGGCGACACCCATTCCAGCTTCCGCCTGGTGCGGGCGTTCAAGAACCGCTTCGGCGCGGTCAACGAGCTGGGCGTGTTCGCGATGACGGAGAAGGGCCTGAAGGGCGTCTCCAACCCGTCGGCGCTGTTCCTGTCGCAGCATGAGAACCAGGTGCCCGGTTCCTGCGTGATGGTGACGCAGGAAGGCACGCGCCCGCTGCTGGTGGAGATCCAGGCGCTGGTCGACAGCTCGCACGTGCCCAACGCGCGCCGCCTGTCGGTGGGCTTGGAGCAGAACCGGCTGGCCATGCTGCTGGCGGTATTGCACCGCCATGCCGGCATTGCCGCGTTCGACCAGGACGTCTTCATCAACGCCGTGGGTGGGGTCAAGATCACCGAGCCGGCGGCCGACCTGGCGGTGCTCATGGCGATCAACTCCTCGATGCGCAACAAGCCGCTGCCACGCGGCCTGGTGGTGTTCGGGGAGGTCGGCCTGGCCGGCGAGATCCGTCCGGCGCCGCGCGGGCAGGAGCGCCTGCGCGAGGCCGCCAAGCTGGGCTTCTCGATCGCAGTGATCCCCAAGGCCAACGCGCCCAAGCAAGCGATCGAAGGCCTGAAGGTGATTGCGGTGGAGCGCATCGACGATGCGCTGCAGAAGTCGCGCGAGATCGACGATCTCGGCTGA
- a CDS encoding flagellar protein FlhE, with amino-acid sequence MAERRRTGACVALLLAAWIAPSIAAAQSYVDRNLSVSPAARDGGRPIVIIAPVQPSTPPQAATPQQKTGPIGSYASDAPGPDIRARNADYVTQFRVIERIPPGATIRDVAWRYGVASKPKGFEAVLCWQDAGTCWSVTEAGSGNTAFFNGKDASRPFLLYYRVKGSGHLPGGPIKGDMNQVIVTYDVPG; translated from the coding sequence ATGGCTGAGCGCCGCCGTACGGGGGCGTGCGTCGCCCTGCTCCTGGCGGCCTGGATCGCCCCATCGATCGCCGCCGCGCAAAGCTACGTCGACCGCAATCTCAGCGTGTCGCCGGCGGCCAGGGACGGCGGCCGGCCGATCGTGATCATCGCCCCGGTGCAACCCTCCACGCCCCCACAGGCCGCGACCCCGCAGCAGAAAACCGGCCCCATCGGCTCCTACGCATCGGACGCGCCCGGCCCCGACATCCGCGCCAGGAACGCCGACTACGTCACGCAGTTTCGCGTGATCGAACGCATCCCGCCGGGCGCGACCATCCGCGACGTGGCATGGCGCTACGGCGTGGCAAGCAAACCAAAGGGATTCGAAGCGGTATTGTGCTGGCAGGACGCCGGCACCTGCTGGAGCGTGACCGAAGCGGGGAGCGGCAACACCGCCTTCTTCAACGGCAAGGACGCAAGCCGGCCATTCCTGCTCTACTACCGGGTCAAAGGTAGCGGCCACCTGCCGGGCGGGCCGATCAAGGGCGACATGAACCAGGTCATCGTCACCTACGACGTGCCCGGCTGA
- a CDS encoding sensor histidine kinase has translation MKVRSQSGWFSNGLFWRTFFLLTFLITASMVAWVASFRMVERGPRAEQLAAQIVSVVTITRAALTHSAPEMRRELLFDLASNEGIRIYPLEKTDKIVPPEDSPIVPELEYYVRQSLDENTLFASSVNDVEGFWISFNIDDDKYWLMLDRGRLDRTSGLQWLGWGSIALFLSLIGAVFISTLINQPLARLTAAARAIAKGRPTEPLPESGPTEIEEANRSFNQMVADLNRVESDRALILAGISHDLRTPLARMQLEVEMANLSDESRDGMHLDLAQMDSIIGQFLDYAKPFDAGSLDPIDLGALLQDVAANATRLSDVKISTDIAPSAEVAGNGTELARVFSNLVENARRYGKTPGTDCAEIDLRSRIEGHSVVVEIGDHGPGVPDSECERLLRPFTRLEIARSQANGSGLGLAIVNRIVLRHNGKLVLKGHEETHGGLVVQITLPLRHHRRHG, from the coding sequence ATGAAAGTCCGCTCCCAATCAGGATGGTTCAGCAACGGCCTGTTCTGGCGCACCTTCTTCCTGTTGACCTTCCTGATCACCGCCAGCATGGTGGCGTGGGTGGCCAGCTTCCGCATGGTCGAACGCGGCCCGCGCGCCGAACAGCTGGCCGCGCAGATCGTCTCGGTGGTCACCATCACCCGTGCGGCGCTGACCCACTCGGCGCCCGAGATGCGGCGCGAGCTGCTGTTCGACCTGGCCAGCAACGAGGGCATCCGCATCTACCCGCTGGAGAAGACTGACAAGATCGTCCCGCCGGAAGACTCCCCCATCGTTCCCGAGCTTGAGTACTACGTGCGCCAGTCGCTGGACGAGAACACCTTGTTCGCCTCCAGCGTCAACGACGTCGAAGGCTTCTGGATCAGTTTCAACATCGACGACGACAAGTACTGGCTGATGCTCGACCGCGGCCGCCTGGACCGCACCTCCGGCTTGCAGTGGCTGGGCTGGGGCTCGATCGCGCTGTTCCTGTCGCTGATCGGCGCGGTGTTCATCTCGACCCTGATCAACCAGCCGCTGGCGCGCCTGACGGCCGCCGCGCGCGCCATCGCCAAGGGCCGGCCGACCGAGCCGCTGCCCGAGTCCGGGCCGACCGAGATCGAGGAAGCCAATCGCAGCTTCAACCAGATGGTGGCCGACCTGAACCGCGTCGAATCCGACCGCGCGCTGATCCTGGCCGGCATCTCGCACGACCTGCGCACGCCGCTGGCGCGCATGCAGCTGGAAGTCGAAATGGCCAACCTCTCCGACGAATCGCGCGACGGCATGCACCTGGACCTGGCCCAGATGGACAGCATCATCGGCCAGTTCCTCGACTACGCCAAACCCTTCGATGCCGGCAGCCTGGATCCCATCGACCTCGGAGCCTTACTGCAGGATGTCGCCGCCAACGCCACCCGTCTCTCCGACGTGAAGATCAGCACCGACATCGCGCCCTCCGCGGAAGTGGCCGGCAACGGCACCGAACTGGCGCGGGTGTTCAGCAACCTGGTGGAGAACGCGCGCCGCTACGGCAAGACGCCCGGCACCGATTGCGCCGAGATCGACTTGCGCAGCCGCATCGAGGGACATAGCGTGGTGGTGGAAATCGGCGACCATGGCCCCGGCGTTCCCGACAGCGAATGCGAACGCCTGCTGCGCCCCTTCACCCGGTTGGAGATCGCGCGCAGCCAGGCCAACGGCTCTGGCCTGGGCCTGGCCATCGTCAACCGCATCGTGCTGCGCCACAACGGCAAGCTGGTGCTCAAGGGCCATGAAGAAACGCATGGCGGCCTGGTGGTCCAGATCACCCTGCCGCTGCGGCACCATCGCCGCCATGGCTGA
- the ompR gene encoding osmolarity response regulator transcription factor OmpR: MNSTNGNNTNTTTSANQFKVLVVDDDIRLRDLLRRYLTEQGFNVVTAENAQAMNKLWIRERYDLLVLDLMLPGEDGLAICRRLRGAGDQTPIIMLTAKGEDVDRIIGLEMGADDYLPKPFNPRELVARINAVLRRKGPEELPGAPSETPETFEFGDFLLDLGTRTLKKNGESISLTTGEFSVLKVFARNARQPLSREKLMEMARGREYEVFDRSLDVQISRLRKLIEPDPANPLYIQTVWGLGYVFIPEGKPR; this comes from the coding sequence ATGAACTCGACCAACGGCAACAATACTAATACGACAACATCCGCCAATCAATTCAAAGTGTTGGTGGTGGATGACGATATCCGCCTGCGCGACCTGCTGCGACGCTATCTCACCGAACAAGGCTTCAACGTGGTGACCGCGGAAAACGCGCAGGCCATGAACAAGCTGTGGATCCGCGAGCGCTACGACCTGCTGGTGCTCGACCTGATGCTGCCGGGCGAAGACGGCCTGGCCATCTGCCGCCGCCTGCGCGGCGCCGGCGACCAGACCCCGATCATCATGCTGACCGCCAAGGGCGAGGACGTGGATCGCATCATCGGCCTCGAGATGGGCGCCGACGACTACCTGCCCAAGCCCTTCAACCCGCGCGAGCTGGTGGCGCGCATCAATGCCGTTCTGCGCCGCAAAGGCCCGGAAGAACTGCCCGGCGCGCCGTCGGAAACGCCGGAGACCTTCGAATTCGGCGACTTCCTGCTGGACCTCGGCACCCGCACCCTGAAGAAGAACGGCGAGAGCATTTCGCTGACCACCGGCGAATTCTCGGTGCTCAAGGTGTTCGCCCGCAACGCGCGCCAGCCGCTGTCGCGCGAGAAGCTGATGGAAATGGCGCGCGGCCGCGAATATGAAGTGTTCGACCGCAGCCTGGACGTGCAGATCTCGCGCCTGCGCAAGCTGATCGAACCGGACCCGGCCAACCCGCTCTACATCCAGACCGTCTGGGGCCTGGGCTACGTCTTCATCCCCGAAGGGAAGCCGCGCTGA